A region of the Channa argus isolate prfri chromosome 3, Channa argus male v1.0, whole genome shotgun sequence genome:
TATAACCTCGATATATCCTCTAAATACGCCTTTCGTTTCTAGTTACCATAAAGCAGCGTGGCTACACCCACTTCCCAGGAAACAACAGAGCATAGATCAGTGATCAGATAAGATGGAATACAGGGCAAACTCAGGTTGAATAGTATATGCTTCTTCTTCAATACAATGGATTGATATAAAGAGCAGTCGGGCCTCTGCTCTCCTTCATCTAAAAACACATATACGGAAAATAGATATAGTCAACCGCCCTAGGCAGTTGATGCAGTTACACACATACTGATGTATTTAAGCCTTTTGTTTTGTGGGGAACAGCAGTGGTAGATGCTGAAAGACAGTGGAATATTACTCATTTTCTTCCCCCACACAGCTGATTTAGGAATTTAAACTGGCAATGTTTTAGGAGTCTAAAGTAGAGAGTTACCATTACACATAGACTGGAATCGGAATATATGAAGCATACGTCAGGTCACGGAGAAAAGCGTTAGTTAGATGTTCAGAGATGTTATTTCACCCCTTTTCTATATGTCTCCTAGAACAGTGGGGCTTGGCCTGAATGAGATGGTGGAAAGTGTGAAAGTGGGGCAGCAGTACAGAATGTGGACCAGTTTTAATCACACAGGCCCCAACTTCTTTAGAGCGTGAATGAATCACACAGCTATAGCTGTTGCCACGAGAGAATGAGGGCATGAAACATTTTTCGAGACAGCGTCCAGGAAACCTAGCTCACACGTTAAACCCCTATATTTTCTTAGACTTCTTAgacttgcttttttttaatcttacatttttgttttaattcctttttcttacattttaataGCTCCTTGATATTATATCACTTCCTTCTCAGTGTTTTCAGTCATTGCGGTGTAAGGCTGGATTTCCAAttggataaagaaaaaatacctaagagcagcagaaaaaaaaaaaaaatcactgtacAGTCAAACCTTTATAACCTTACTGCTGTGTCTTGAAGATCCCTGACTCAATAATTAGATGTTTAAACCTGGAGCCAAGTAGTATCTTAGCATACAGAAAGTTTGCACATCACGCAGAGAAGCTCATTTTCCCTCATAACCTACAAATTCCAGGTGGCCATAAATTCTCAAAATTAACATAATCTGACTGATGTGTAACACCAGTGATTTCATGTATGCGAGGTTACGGGGGGCTTGAGAGAAGCCGAGGACGTAGGACTAACAACTCCTGGAGCAGAAGCTCTTTTTCCACCACCCAAAATAGCCTCACCCTGAAAACTGCAGCTCAGTGGGGTTGTGTCAAACTCAATTTCTcaggattttccttttttttttttttttttttttcattcccgCCACATTTCACATAGTGACTGTGCTTTCTGTCGACATGCTGTGTAATTACTGCACGCTGTCTGCCTACGTTTGCATTAACGTGGTTCCACTGTGCTTCACACAGACACGGATCAAATACATCTACAGGTGCCTCCACCAGTACGTGCTGGTAGTAGTTTGCGTTGCACTGCTTAGTGCACCATGTGTCTTGGGTTTGCTATTGGGAACAAGGCCAGAGACTTAGAAAACTGGCCTAATTGAGTGTATTTCATCTTGAAAGTTGCAGCAGTGTTAAGAAACAAAGAATTATTTCAAGCTACTGTAGTATTTCGCTGAAACCAAATTTCGGTTTTACAGTCTCCCCACACTGTCTTGTTATCCCCATCTCCTTACTATTGTTTGTGAATGTGGGCACCGCTGTCTGTGCCTGATAATTCATTGCTTAGCTAGCGATAAGAAGTGCGCGAGTGAGGTTTTACAGCTCTGTCAGACACTTCAGATACAGTTTTGATTAAGTAGCActggaaaaggacaaaaacaaagaccatTCGCGCAGGATTTATGCTCTTCGAGGATGTAATTTACTAATGGAAGAAAGCAGTTGTACCCCGTTTGCTGACTCAGATTTCTTTGCCTTTTATGTGGCGCTTCATAAAGACGCGGACGTGATCTCAGCATCTAGTCGATAAAATAGGAGCAGACTGTGGACTCAAATTAAATTACCAACTTTCCCTTTTGATGCTCAGGCACAAGGCCTGGCCACGGTGTCTCGACCTCCGTTGTGATGTTTATTGGCTACTGACAGGGAAGTGAGCTCATTGTGTCCAGGGCAGGGGTCGCATCTTATGCTTTGTGGTTCAGTACGGCCAGTCCCCCTCTTGGCCCGGCTGGCAAGGTCCCTAATCTGATCTATAGAGCCCTGCTGGCTGCCCACTCAACTCACTCTTTTGTTCCTGCAGTGTGACGTCTGCACCAACACAGACTTACTGAGATGGACAAGGTCAAGTCTACAAGCTACGAAACACTCACACGCAGATGTGATTAATAGATGTGACTAATCTCTCATATTTTATTCTAGTCTTTAGAGAAATTtcatgtaacaaaataaaaatgcacgaCACACACTAGTCTTACTATCTTTCCAAGTACGCAACTgcatgaagacacacacacacgcacacactgtaCAAAGTTTTTGTCAGTAGTACTTGCATACACatgtgacaaaaacacattttgatttaGATGTTCCAGATTCCTCTTTAAGCCCCCAccgtttatttttctttgtctatCTGCAAGCCTCTAAATACTCACATACATACCTTTAAACACAACGTGCTTCACGAGCCCAGCTGCAGGGGAAGACCTTGCCATCTGGACGTACCCCACCTATTGAAAGCATGCATACAAAAAGAATAAGCACATGTACAAATACCTCTTAGGTAACATCCCTGGCCTCATATTGCCTTCGACAATATTGTTATTACCTCTGGCCATTAAAGGTCACATTCTGTCTCGTGTAGCTCAGGTTTCACTTTTCTATACATTTTCCGGTTACCTCCTAATATACCTCCAATATGGCCATATTAGAATCATACAAATAAGCCGACAAGTTCTGCTCTGGTCtatctgcttttcattttccttatCTCTTTGGCCTTAATGTCTATAAACCCCTTAACCTTCTCCTGGTCCCCTCTAAACCAACTGTAGCATTGTTTTCCCCGTTTAGGGTCTTGGCAGACTAGCAGAGCATGAGAGGAGTGGCGGTCTGACTAGGCCTCTGAGAAGACAGGTCTCTGTCCAAATATCTTATCTCCTTGAGGGAGGCCCTGATATTAAATGAGGAATCTCCCTCTGGAGAAAGACAAACACTAGATTGGCATCCAAGGAACTGGACAGTTTGAGCCAGTAGAGGGAGCTGTATGCCAGTGTTGAGTGGGACAAGAGGGAGAGGATTTGGTTTGTGTTGGTATGAAAATAGTGAGAGCATTTCAAGTAGGTCATACTCACCATTTTTCCCCTCGTAGGGTCCTCTGGGAagacaaactatacatcagctTAACACCTCAGTGTGAGActgtttaatgaaaacatttcacttgctttggttctttttcttttgcatttaacCCCTGTTGATGTCCAGAGGAGAAATATGTGACCATACAGCCATACGCCAGCCAAGGAAAGGATGAAGTCAGCTTTGAGAAAGGGGTCACCGTGGAGGTTATCCAAAAGAACCTGGAGGGCTGGTGGTACATCAGGTGAGCAAACTGTATATCACTCTACAGATCTGCCACTGTAGGAACACCAATCCCAGATGAAGGGCAGTCCACACCTGgtatctaataaaaaaaaaactgggatcTTTCCAACTTCATCTAATTGCAAAGTGAATGAGTCCTCAGAGAACAGTGACATTGTTCATCCTTAGTGCTGTGGTCAGATAATGGTTTCCTGTAGCTCTAATGGCATTGAGAAGAAACCGTCCATTCATCGATCGTGAAGGCAGCAGGCTCAAAAAGGCTGTCCGGGTGCCTACTCCCCAGCAACATTTTCCAGGTCTCCATAGGCGAACCAAGGTGTCCACAAGTTAGAGCGACTAAGTCTCTACATCATTTTCTGTTCCTAACCTGGGGACGCAGCATTCTCATCAAATGCCTAAACCACAGCTCTTCTCCACGCTTCTACGCAGAAGTACAAACTCCATGGCCTCTCTCCAAGGAGGAGCCCATCCACCCTATGGTGCCAACTCATTTCAGCCACTTGAACTCGGATCCCATTCGTTCAGTCAGTAACCAAGACCTGAAGAAGGTGAAGGTTAGGTTAACTGGTAAATTGAGAGCTTTGCTGTGTTGACGAGGGAGCTGAGCTAGACGGCAGTCTCCCACTTTTCTTTACCCTCAGTTGGGATCAATACCCCAAgatagagaagaaaaaaataacacacttgTACACAGGTAAGCTGGATATTCGgtgtgtaattgtttttgtctgtctgcatatTTGAACTTACGTGTGTGTTTCTTGCCagttgtttgtttcattgtatCCCCAGGGACAGAAGAGAGGAGCTCCACTGCATAGCTCTTTACCATCATGCTGCCCTGTGGCATCAAGCATGTATCCAGCCCCctgctaaatgtatttatagtaCGCTGATGGGATATTTGTTTGGCTAatatgtgaacacacactgctttttaaacagCTTCTTCACCCCTTTGGCTTTCAATGCAATGATCGAAACATTTCAGAGATCGGTGTCCAACATGTCATAACCTTTCAGATGTACATCTGAGTCATGCTGGTCTCAGTCTTTCAGGCTTTTTCTACGGTGAAGCCCAAGCATGGGGCTTTTTGCGTTATGGGGACTCCTTGTGGTTGCAGTTTGAGTTGAGGAAAGATCCCACCTCTTATGAGTAGAACAATGACTCAGAGTTGCATTTGGAACATTACAGCACTGTAAAATGACTCATTTAGCAtcataataattaatgttgatATGTGGGGAAGGCAGTGTCTCGTTGCATATATTATGCTCTCTGTTTTCATGCCTTTGACTGCTTCTATATCACTAGaattagaattgtttttttctttaccacaCAGGAGCTTATTGAATGTCAACATTTTCAGGACTTAATGtgctttatatatatttataaagtgGTGCAAGGCTCAAGTGAATGATagaaaacaggaacaaactCAACAAGCcacaatgtttttatgtgttctACCAACAGATATTTAGGAAAGGAAGGCTGGGCCCCTGCCTCCTACTTGAAGAAGGTGAATGAAGACTTCTCCCCCCGCAAGAAGACGCTGACAGGGCCCGTTGAGATCATCGGCAGCATAATGGAGATCAGCAACCTGCTGCAAAAAAAGTCTGTCAGCGAGAAGGACATCCAAACAGACGGGCAGGGCAGCACGACACCAGAGCGCCACATCTCCAAGAGCGAGATCAGCCTACCGATGCCCTACAGCTCTGAAATCAACGCTGAGACGGGCAGAAGGCTGAGCGCGGGCCGCGACACCAACAGTCCATGTTTGGGAATAGCGGCGAGCGCTGCTCTAAATGAAAGTAAGGGGAGAAGTGAGCCGGGGTCCCCAGCTGTTGCAAGAGTGGCACCGCAGCGAGTGGAGATTGGTGAGCTTTGTGCCGTGTTAGATCTTTCGGTGCTGTTGAATAAACCAATGGGGAAGAGGTTTTGTAGTCTCTTAATAAGACgataaaacatgtcattttccCTTTTGTGTAGGCTTTGATGCTATAGGTAAGAAACCTGGCTGCTCGTGTATCTAATGGTGATGGCGCTGCTATCTTATAACATGAATTACACTCACCTGAGCATATTTAACACGGATTTTtgaatctgtctgtgtgttcattttcatttgactCACATACTAACACTGTATGGCCAGTCggggttttttttatgaaatatacATGAAATTGttggccacttcattagatACACTtgtacaatgtaatgcaatccaaAACACTATTATAAATGAagagatcaatggcttttgagGGGGGGggcacagcggaacatgttccacgcgttgatttggcattttgttgattttgtcCTGCAGCAACCCTCCGTTTTTTTCTTGTGACCTGTACCAAGGTCCCCCCTTCATGGCTGGGTGGGGGCCCAGGCCTGGTAGTGTGAGATTTAAACCCGCTGCCCTCTGCATCTCAATCCAATGCTctgccactgagccaccaggcccccactattaaaaataaataaggcgTATACCCCTCAGCAGCCCTTCCTCTCCATCTCTGCCACccccaaccaacccagcatcCTGTTTTGGACTCAGCGAGAAAACTTGTGTGTTGTGCAGATATATCTGTAAATAAGTACATATATAATGtagccacagtaggagtgagaagcacttttattttactcctttttctcctgttttgggttgTTTATGTTATACATCCTGTCATTTATCTGTGTATTGTTTTGGTTGGATTAGGGAAGGTAGGTTTTTAGGTTTaggtaggtttttttttttaatttgttgtttgggCCACTGCTCACATCCGAGGCAAATGAATTGCTACCATTTGGTTTTCGGAACACTCGCTCTGGTTTTTTGCTCGGGAATGCAGAGTGGTGGAGCACATcgtgttatgtctaggttcccctagacccGGGGCATAACATGATTTGGGGGCTCGTCCATTAAATCGCTTTGTTTCTTTGGCAGTTTCTTCTTGCGTGGTGGTTGCAGCATGGAGTTTAAATTAGAGGATTTCACAACTAATCCAACTAGAGTCAATTTGGACAGATGGTGGTATTGGATTCATTATTGTACCTAATGAAATGTCTTTGAGTCTACTTTGCGGTgacatattaataatatttgatTGTGTTTATCAGGATCTCCAAATCTGAGACAAAAACCTCCCCCAAGAAGAGAAACCAACCTGGTAAGACATTCCACTCACTAATGCTTCTTATCAAGTGGCTTCAATGTTGTATTTCTGTTCCACAGAGACATCTACATTTCACAGTACTATTCTATAATCGTCACAAATACATTCATAAAACTGGCAATTGAAAAATGTTGTCTAAGCTTGTATAAAGAAAGTAAATGCCTCTTGTCCTTATTGCAGGGATTTCAGTTACCCAAGCCTCCAGAGCCCCCTGCTGTGGAAGCAGAGTATTACACTATAGCAGATTTCCAGTCCTCAATCTCTGATGGCATCAGTTTCCGTGGAGGACAAAAAGCTGATGTAAGAGACCACATCTGCTTTGTCATCACTGAGATTATATAGGCAGGGCTCATTGAATATGTACGGCAACGGAGACATCCCAAATTAGACAGAAGGCTTTACAGATCCAACCTTGAGATTTGTTCCGGAGCTGACAATTACAAACAAAGTGTTAATTTGCATAATTCATGTTTCAAGAAAACTGTTCACGCGCTAATAAAGTTTCATACACTTTGTTTGCTTCCAGTGCTTTGAAACTGTActtgtaaatgtttgtaaagCTCAACATGTTAACACAGtgtaaattaccaaaaaaataaCTTCTGAAAACAACTTGCTACCATTGTTAGTATAGTTAGTACAGTGCATGCTTCAGGCAAAGCACTCCCAGAAATACAGGTCCATGAGAGGCCAACTAAAGCCAACATCGGTATTTGTGATGGCATAGCCACCAAAATACTTGTAAAGCAGCTTTAACAAATGAAGAGCTTTTATCTCCCCATTGTGTAGGTTATAGAGAAAAACCCGGGAGGTTGGTGGTACGTGCAGATTGGCGAGATGGAGGGCTGGGCCCCCTGCTCCTACATCGACAAACGCAAGAAACCCAACCTCAGCCGTCGAACCAGCACCTTGACCCGGCCCAAAGTCCCGCCGCCAGATCCACCTGTCAAAAAACAAGACTCGGAGGAGGCCCCCCCTCCCGCTAACTCTGTCCCAAAAATTTCGGATCCTCCTAGCCGACCTGTTTATGAGGAACCTGAGTATGATGTTCCTGCAATTGGATGTGAAGGTGAGTCTGACACAGATTCTTTGAAGAATTCCCTTGATGTAAAGATGAGCAGCGTGGTCAGTGACAAGTACAGCAGGTCCCCTCCATCCTGCAAGGCGTCGCCCCCTGTTTGTAAGCCATCCCCTGTATTTAGTCATCGAAGAGCCTCTTTCAGGTCTGCAGAGGATAATGCTAAAGAAGAATGTATTTATGAGAATGATGGCTTCAGGCCAAGCAGTGGTGTTGAAGGAACTTTAGCCAAAGGTTCCAGTGAGCCCAATTCCCCAAGGAGTTACCACTCCTCAACAGTTCCACGAAAACCCTCTGGATCTTCACCTTTAGCTGGAAGGCCTATGAAGACTATGACACCAGAGATGAATCGCAGGAGTCAGACCCTTGGCAGACACCTAGACATTAGCCTCAGGTCCCAGGACAACAGTCCCCATTCTTCATCAGATGAATTGAGCAGAGGCCCCAAGAAAGGCCCCGCCTTTACTCGGGATGTAGAGCAGAGACTAGGTCAAAGCCCCTCCACCAGGCCTAAGCCTTCTGTCAGACCCAAACCACTTTTGACCAAATCAGAACCCCAAAGTCCTGAGAGGATGGACATCACCTCCTTGAGACGGCAGCTGAGGCCTACAAGTCAGTTTCGACATGGCCTCAAACCTTCACGTGGGGATGACTCTGAAACAGCTTCTGTTATCTCATCAGAGGATTCAATGTGTTCACGCAGTACCTCGGATCTCTCTTCTGTATACTCCAAAGGCAGTCGTGGTGACTCCGATGTGGAAGGGCCCAATCTCTTCCGCTCTCTGGATGCCTACAAAAAGGTCCAAGATTCGGAGGTCAGCTTTCCAGCTGGAGTTGAGGTAGAGGTTCTGGAGAAGCAGGAGAGTGGCTGGTGGTACATTCGCTGGGGCTCAGAGGAGGGCTGGGCTCCCTCATACTACTTGGAACCTGTCAGACAAGTGGGTGAGGCTGGTGGGTTAGAAACGGATGGACAAGGGAGTGGTGGGAGTAAGTCCAACAGTCTAGAGAAAAATGAGCAGCGTGTCTTGGCCCTCAATAGCATTAATATTCAGGGTCTTACACAGCAGCATCAAGGCCTCAGGAGGAACTCCCCACCAATTCCTTCCAAGCCTCCTGGTGGTTTCTCAAAGCCATCTGGCATGGTTAATGGAGGTGTGA
Encoded here:
- the sh3pxd2aa gene encoding SH3 and PX domain-containing protein 2A isoform X2; its protein translation is MHSLCRVKMQFRTVLDVKVVDVEKRRSPSKHYVYLINVTYSDNTSHIIYRRYSKFFDLQMQILDKFPIEGGQKDPKKRIIPFLPGKILFRRSHVRDVAMKRLRFIDDYCRALVRLPPQISQSEEVLRFFETKTEDINPPVEDYGSKRKSVWMYGFTDSPRKEASGIDSSEPMVLEQYVAVANYERQENSEISLKAGETVDVIEKSESGWWFVSTAEEQGWVPATYLDSQNGTRDDLDLGTSRTGEVTKRRKAHLKRLDRRWTLGGIVNRQHSREEKYVTIQPYASQGKDEVSFEKGVTVEVIQKNLEGWWYIRYLGKEGWAPASYLKKVNEDFSPRKKTLTGPVEIIGSIMEISNLLQKKSVSEKDIQTDGQGSTTPERHISKSEISLPMPYSSEINAETGRRLSAGRDTNSPCLGIAASAALNESKGRSEPGSPAVARVAPQRVEIGSPNLRQKPPPRRETNLGFQLPKPPEPPAVEAEYYTIADFQSSISDGISFRGGQKADVIEKNPGGWWYVQIGEMEGWAPCSYIDKRKKPNLSRRTSTLTRPKVPPPDPPVKKQDSEEAPPPANSVPKISDPPSRPVYEEPEYDVPAIGCEGESDTDSLKNSLDVKMSSVVSDKYSRSPPSCKASPPVCKPSPVFSHRRASFRSAEDNAKEECIYENDGFRPSSGVEGTLAKGSSEPNSPRSYHSSTVPRKPSGSSPLAGRPMKTMTPEMNRRSQTLGRHLDISLRSQDNSPHSSSDELSRGPKKGPAFTRDVEQRLGQSPSTRPKPSVRPKPLLTKSEPQSPERMDITSLRRQLRPTSQFRHGLKPSRGDDSETASVISSEDSMCSRSTSDLSSVYSKGSRGDSDVEGPNLFRSLDAYKKVQDSEVSFPAGVEVEVLEKQESGWWYIRWGSEEGWAPSYYLEPVRQVGEAGGLETDGQGSGGSKSNSLEKNEQRVLALNSINIQGLTQQHQGLRRNSPPIPSKPPGGFSKPSGMVNGGVRMRNGVRQVAVRPQSVFVTTTQPAKDGHYMTGSLRRNESLGRSDHYGSGSATLGVRRNASFSTVRPHVVVESQTRPAERSSLGSSGTVFSTNQDTLGRVNQRNGIPVSTVRPKPLEKSQLIHNNLGRDVYVSIADYRGDEETMGFTEGTCLEVLERNPNGWWYCQVQDSLLPRKGWVPSNYLERKK
- the sh3pxd2aa gene encoding SH3 and PX domain-containing protein 2A isoform X4, translating into MHSLCRVKMQFRTVLDVKVVDVEKRRSPSKHYVYLINVTYSDNTSHIIYRRYSKFFDLQMQILDKFPIEGGQKDPKKRIIPFLPGKILFRRSHVRDVAMKRLRFIDDYCRALVRLPPQISQSEEVLRFFETKTEDINPPVEDYGSKRKSGIDSSEPMVLEQYVAVANYERQENSEISLKAGETVDVIEKSESGWWFVSTAEEQGWVPATYLDSQNGTRDDLDLGTSRTGEVTKRRKAHLKRLDRRWTLGGIVNRQHSREEKYVTIQPYASQGKDEVSFEKGVTVEVIQKNLEGWWYIRYLGKEGWAPASYLKKVNEDFSPRKKTLTGPVEIIGSIMEISNLLQKKSVSEKDIQTDGQGSTTPERHISKSEISLPMPYSSEINAETGRRLSAGRDTNSPCLGIAASAALNESKGRSEPGSPAVARVAPQRVEIGSPNLRQKPPPRRETNLGFQLPKPPEPPAVEAEYYTIADFQSSISDGISFRGGQKADVIEKNPGGWWYVQIGEMEGWAPCSYIDKRKKPNLSRRTSTLTRPKVPPPDPPVKKQDSEEAPPPANSVPKISDPPSRPVYEEPEYDVPAIGCEGESDTDSLKNSLDVKMSSVVSDKYSRSPPSCKASPPVCKPSPVFSHRRASFRSAEDNAKEECIYENDGFRPSSGVEGTLAKGSSEPNSPRSYHSSTVPRKPSGSSPLAGRPMKTMTPEMNRRSQTLGRHLDISLRSQDNSPHSSSDELSRGPKKGPAFTRDVEQRLGQSPSTRPKPSVRPKPLLTKSEPQSPERMDITSLRRQLRPTSQFRHGLKPSRGDDSETASVISSEDSMCSRSTSDLSSVYSKGSRGDSDVEGPNLFRSLDAYKKVQDSEVSFPAGVEVEVLEKQESGWWYIRWGSEEGWAPSYYLEPVRQVGEAGGLETDGQGSGGSKSNSLEKNEQRVLALNSINIQGLTQQHQGLRRNSPPIPSKPPGGFSKPSGMVNGGVRMRNGVRQVAVRPQSVFVTTTQPAKDGHYMTGSLRRNESLGRSDHYGSGSATLGVRRNASFSTVRPHVVVESQTRPAERSSLGSSGTVFSTNQDTLGRVNQRNGIPVSTVRPKPLEKSQLIHNNLGRDVYVSIADYRGDEETMGFTEGTCLEVLERNPNGWWYCQVQDSLLPRKGWVPSNYLERKK
- the sh3pxd2aa gene encoding SH3 and PX domain-containing protein 2A isoform X3; this encodes MHSLCRVKMQFRTVLDVKVVDVEKRRSPSKHYVYLINVTYSDNTSHIIYRRYSKFFDLQMQILDKFPIEGGQKDPKKRIIPFLPGKILFRRSHVRDVAMKRLRFIDDYCRALVRLPPQISQSEEVLRFFETKTEDINPPVEDYGSKRKSGIDSSEPMVLEQYVAVANYERQENSEISLKAGETVDVIEKSESGWWFVSTAEEQGWVPATYLDSQNGTRDDLDLGTSRTGEVTKRRKAHLKRLDRRWTLGGIVNRQHSREEKYVTIQPYASQGKDEVSFEKGVTVEVIQKNLEGWWYIRYLGKEGWAPASYLKKVNEDFSPRKKTLTGPVEIIGSIMEISNLLQKKSVSEKDIQTDGQGSTTPERHISKSEISLPMPYSSEINAETGRRLSAGRDTNSPCLGIAASAALNESKGRSEPGSPAVARVAPQRVEIGFDAIGSPNLRQKPPPRRETNLGFQLPKPPEPPAVEAEYYTIADFQSSISDGISFRGGQKADVIEKNPGGWWYVQIGEMEGWAPCSYIDKRKKPNLSRRTSTLTRPKVPPPDPPVKKQDSEEAPPPANSVPKISDPPSRPVYEEPEYDVPAIGCEGESDTDSLKNSLDVKMSSVVSDKYSRSPPSCKASPPVCKPSPVFSHRRASFRSAEDNAKEECIYENDGFRPSSGVEGTLAKGSSEPNSPRSYHSSTVPRKPSGSSPLAGRPMKTMTPEMNRRSQTLGRHLDISLRSQDNSPHSSSDELSRGPKKGPAFTRDVEQRLGQSPSTRPKPSVRPKPLLTKSEPQSPERMDITSLRRQLRPTSQFRHGLKPSRGDDSETASVISSEDSMCSRSTSDLSSVYSKGSRGDSDVEGPNLFRSLDAYKKVQDSEVSFPAGVEVEVLEKQESGWWYIRWGSEEGWAPSYYLEPVRQVGEAGGLETDGQGSGGSKSNSLEKNEQRVLALNSINIQGLTQQHQGLRRNSPPIPSKPPGGFSKPSGMVNGGVRMRNGVRQVAVRPQSVFVTTTQPAKDGHYMTGSLRRNESLGRSDHYGSGSATLGVRRNASFSTVRPHVVVESQTRPAERSSLGSSGTVFSTNQDTLGRVNQRNGIPVSTVRPKPLEKSQLIHNNLGRDVYVSIADYRGDEETMGFTEGTCLEVLERNPNGWWYCQVQDSLLPRKGWVPSNYLERKK
- the sh3pxd2aa gene encoding SH3 and PX domain-containing protein 2A isoform X6; translated protein: MHSLCRVKMQFRTVLDVKVVDVEKRRSPSKHYVYLINVTYSDNTSHIIYRRYSKFFDLQMQILDKFPIEGGQKDPKKRIIPFLPGKILFRRSHVRDVAMKRLRFIDDYCRALVRLPPQISQSEEVLRFFETKTEDINPPVEDYGSKRKSGIDSSEPMVLEQYVAVANYERQENSEISLKAGETVDVIEKSESGWWFVSTAEEQGWVPATYLDSQNGTRDDLDLGTSRTGEEEKYVTIQPYASQGKDEVSFEKGVTVEVIQKNLEGWWYIRYLGKEGWAPASYLKKVNEDFSPRKKTLTGPVEIIGSIMEISNLLQKKSVSEKDIQTDGQGSTTPERHISKSEISLPMPYSSEINAETGRRLSAGRDTNSPCLGIAASAALNESKGRSEPGSPAVARVAPQRVEIGFDAIGSPNLRQKPPPRRETNLGFQLPKPPEPPAVEAEYYTIADFQSSISDGISFRGGQKADVIEKNPGGWWYVQIGEMEGWAPCSYIDKRKKPNLSRRTSTLTRPKVPPPDPPVKKQDSEEAPPPANSVPKISDPPSRPVYEEPEYDVPAIGCEGESDTDSLKNSLDVKMSSVVSDKYSRSPPSCKASPPVCKPSPVFSHRRASFRSAEDNAKEECIYENDGFRPSSGVEGTLAKGSSEPNSPRSYHSSTVPRKPSGSSPLAGRPMKTMTPEMNRRSQTLGRHLDISLRSQDNSPHSSSDELSRGPKKGPAFTRDVEQRLGQSPSTRPKPSVRPKPLLTKSEPQSPERMDITSLRRQLRPTSQFRHGLKPSRGDDSETASVISSEDSMCSRSTSDLSSVYSKGSRGDSDVEGPNLFRSLDAYKKVQDSEVSFPAGVEVEVLEKQESGWWYIRWGSEEGWAPSYYLEPVRQVGEAGGLETDGQGSGGSKSNSLEKNEQRVLALNSINIQGLTQQHQGLRRNSPPIPSKPPGGFSKPSGMVNGGVRMRNGVRQVAVRPQSVFVTTTQPAKDGHYMTGSLRRNESLGRSDHYGSGSATLGVRRNASFSTVRPHVVVESQTRPAERSSLGSSGTVFSTNQDTLGRVNQRNGIPVSTVRPKPLEKSQLIHNNLGRDVYVSIADYRGDEETMGFTEGTCLEVLERNPNGWWYCQVQDSLLPRKGWVPSNYLERKK
- the sh3pxd2aa gene encoding SH3 and PX domain-containing protein 2A isoform X1, whose product is MHSLCRVKMQFRTVLDVKVVDVEKRRSPSKHYVYLINVTYSDNTSHIIYRRYSKFFDLQMQILDKFPIEGGQKDPKKRIIPFLPGKILFRRSHVRDVAMKRLRFIDDYCRALVRLPPQISQSEEVLRFFETKTEDINPPVEDYGSKRKSVWMYGFTDSPRKEASGIDSSEPMVLEQYVAVANYERQENSEISLKAGETVDVIEKSESGWWFVSTAEEQGWVPATYLDSQNGTRDDLDLGTSRTGEVTKRRKAHLKRLDRRWTLGGIVNRQHSREEKYVTIQPYASQGKDEVSFEKGVTVEVIQKNLEGWWYIRYLGKEGWAPASYLKKVNEDFSPRKKTLTGPVEIIGSIMEISNLLQKKSVSEKDIQTDGQGSTTPERHISKSEISLPMPYSSEINAETGRRLSAGRDTNSPCLGIAASAALNESKGRSEPGSPAVARVAPQRVEIGFDAIGSPNLRQKPPPRRETNLGFQLPKPPEPPAVEAEYYTIADFQSSISDGISFRGGQKADVIEKNPGGWWYVQIGEMEGWAPCSYIDKRKKPNLSRRTSTLTRPKVPPPDPPVKKQDSEEAPPPANSVPKISDPPSRPVYEEPEYDVPAIGCEGESDTDSLKNSLDVKMSSVVSDKYSRSPPSCKASPPVCKPSPVFSHRRASFRSAEDNAKEECIYENDGFRPSSGVEGTLAKGSSEPNSPRSYHSSTVPRKPSGSSPLAGRPMKTMTPEMNRRSQTLGRHLDISLRSQDNSPHSSSDELSRGPKKGPAFTRDVEQRLGQSPSTRPKPSVRPKPLLTKSEPQSPERMDITSLRRQLRPTSQFRHGLKPSRGDDSETASVISSEDSMCSRSTSDLSSVYSKGSRGDSDVEGPNLFRSLDAYKKVQDSEVSFPAGVEVEVLEKQESGWWYIRWGSEEGWAPSYYLEPVRQVGEAGGLETDGQGSGGSKSNSLEKNEQRVLALNSINIQGLTQQHQGLRRNSPPIPSKPPGGFSKPSGMVNGGVRMRNGVRQVAVRPQSVFVTTTQPAKDGHYMTGSLRRNESLGRSDHYGSGSATLGVRRNASFSTVRPHVVVESQTRPAERSSLGSSGTVFSTNQDTLGRVNQRNGIPVSTVRPKPLEKSQLIHNNLGRDVYVSIADYRGDEETMGFTEGTCLEVLERNPNGWWYCQVQDSLLPRKGWVPSNYLERKK